A single window of Undibacterium sp. 5I1 DNA harbors:
- a CDS encoding M14 family zinc carboxypeptidase: MRWWTQLDGNNLSSSTSSVIACVSLMLLISSANASVVTGAVTNTAAASAAASASNSASKPPLASTLSPNPKVITDWCTPLVARLPKVSLNDCRNSKVMPTGAKSVNGFPILARDFEAVSKIITKADTKPDTKRKPAIKILLIGGIHGDEKTASAIVFKWLDSMQKPAAQEFQWKVAPIVNPDGLLAAKSKRVNAHGVDLNRNFPTPNWEQDAPRYWANTTRSDPRRFPGKAPISEPESRWVFDTIEKFKPDVIISVHAPFGVLDFDGPVTPPIRFGRLMFNRVGVYPGSLGNYSGVHKDIPVVTIELPNATVMPPDAEVQRIWQDMLGWIKRNVPAQAKLAQR, from the coding sequence ATGCGATGGTGGACTCAGTTGGACGGTAATAATTTATCCAGTTCTACCTCGTCCGTCATTGCATGTGTCAGCCTGATGTTATTGATTTCATCAGCTAATGCGTCAGTCGTTACTGGCGCTGTTACTAATACTGCTGCAGCTAGTGCAGCGGCTAGTGCAAGCAACAGCGCGAGCAAGCCGCCTCTAGCGTCCACCTTATCCCCCAATCCCAAAGTCATCACCGACTGGTGCACGCCACTGGTGGCACGCTTGCCTAAAGTGTCGCTCAATGATTGCCGCAACAGTAAGGTAATGCCGACTGGGGCGAAATCCGTGAATGGCTTCCCGATTTTGGCGCGCGATTTTGAGGCGGTCTCTAAAATTATCACTAAAGCGGATACTAAACCTGACACTAAACGTAAGCCAGCCATCAAAATTCTGCTAATCGGCGGTATTCATGGTGATGAAAAAACAGCGTCGGCGATCGTATTTAAGTGGCTGGACAGTATGCAAAAACCTGCCGCGCAAGAATTTCAGTGGAAGGTCGCACCCATCGTCAACCCGGATGGTTTGCTGGCGGCCAAATCCAAACGTGTGAACGCGCATGGCGTTGACTTAAATCGTAATTTTCCGACGCCGAATTGGGAACAAGATGCGCCGCGTTATTGGGCCAACACCACACGCAGCGATCCGCGCCGCTTCCCCGGCAAAGCGCCGATCTCGGAGCCAGAAAGTCGCTGGGTATTTGATACGATAGAAAAATTCAAGCCCGACGTCATCATCTCGGTGCATGCCCCGTTTGGCGTACTGGATTTTGATGGCCCGGTCACACCGCCGATCCGCTTTGGCCGCCTGATGTTCAACCGGGTTGGCGTATATCCAGGCTCGCTAGGCAATTACAGTGGTGTCCACAAAGACATTCCAGTGGTCACGATAGAGCTACCCAACGCCACCGTCATGCCGCCAGACGCCGAAGTCCAGCGCATCTGGCAAGACATGCTGGGCTGGATCAAACGCAATGTGCCTGCGCAAGCTAAATTAGCACAGCGCTAA